One window of the Yamadazyma tenuis chromosome 6, complete sequence genome contains the following:
- the SKI6 gene encoding Exosome non-catalytic core component (COG:J; EggNog:ENOG503NW91; BUSCO:EOG0926407T), whose protein sequence is MPRLELYSPEGLRVDGRRWNELRRFECKINTHPNSSDGSSYVEQGNSKIICMVQGPMEPKLRSQMDVNKANIEVSISIAHFSTFHRKKRSKNEKRIVELKTAIENTFENSIISHLYPRTFIQINIQVLAQDGGLLAGMANAATLALIDAGIAMYDYVSCVSAGLYDQYPLLDLNTLEENDMSYLTIGVIGKSEKLALLMLENKMPLDKLEPVLGLAIAGGHRVRELMDEEVRSHGKHRSQRQ, encoded by the coding sequence ATGCCCAGACTAGAACTATATTCTCCCGAGGGATTGCGGGTGGACGGCCGTCGATGGAATGAGCTTCGGCGGTTCGAGTGTAAGATCAATACACATCCCAACTCGTCCGATGGCTCGTCGTACGTGGAGCAAGGAAACTCTAAAATCATATGTATGGTGCAAGGACCTATGGAACCCAAACTAAGATCACAAATGGACGTCAACAAGGCCAACATTGAGGTGAGTATTTCCATCGCACATTTCTCGACGTTCCACCGGAAGAAGCGTCTGAAGAACGAGAAGCGGATAGTCGAGTTGAAAACTGCCATAGAAAATACTTTTGAGAACAGTATCATTAGTCATTTGTACCCTCGAACGTTCATCCAAATAAACATCCAGGTGTTGGCACAGGACGGAGGGCTCCTTGCTGGCATGGCAAATGCCGCCACCTTGGCACTAATAGACGCAGGGATTGCCATGTACGACTACGTTTCGTGTGTTTCTGCTGGGCTTTACGACCAGTACCCACTTCTCGACCTAAACACCCTCGAGGAGAACGACATGAGCTACTTGACGATAGGGGTGATAGGAAAGTCGGAAAAGTTGGCATTATTGATGCTTGAAAACAAGATGCCATTGGATAAGTTGGAACCAGTGTTAGGATTAGCAATAGCAGGAGGCCACCGGGTGCGGGAGTTGATGGACGAAGAGGTACGGCTGCACGGGAAGCATAGGTCGCAGAGACAGTAG
- the ERV29 gene encoding ER-derived vesicles protein erv29 (COG:U; EggNog:ENOG503NVZT): MSYRGPQNQFNRQFNSPPVMGNMPPAMGGIPPTPSIGAVSSKKSFVDQFEAFAKQCEDLVDDYCKPFKPYVVSIGRFFIVATFYEDSLRIFTQWSEQVYYLHNYKHIWKWLTVFFLTSNIVLMTTASTMLILRKRNEIATIALISVVLLQGVFYGLIFDGLFILRNLSVVGGLILAFSDSLVRDKRSFNVPGIPMVQNQDNKKYYLLAGRLLLVLLFIGFAFSSSWSFTRTIVILIGFVTCASIIVGYKTKFAASVLTLMLFIYNVFANQFWRYGSHDSSRDFLKYEFFQTLSIVGGLLIIVNAGAGELSLDEKKKIY, from the coding sequence ATGTCATACAGAGGaccacaaaatcaattcaaTCGGCAGTTCAACAGTCCCCCCGTCATGGGAAACATGCCTCCTGCCATGGGTGGAATTCCCCCAACCCCATCCATTGGCGCCGTGTCGTCCAAGAagctgtttgtggatcaatTCGAAGCATTCGCCAAGCAGTGCGAGGACTTGGTGGACGACTACTGCAAACCATTTAAACCATACGTGGTTAGCATTGGCCGGTTCTTCATCGTCGCCACCTTCTACGAAGACTCGTTGCGGATCTTTACCCAGTGGAGTGAACAGGTTTATTACTTGCACAATTACAAACACATTTGGAAATGGTTGACGGTATTTTTTTTAACCTCCAACATCGTGTTAATGACCACCGCCTCCACCATGTTGATCTTGAGAAAGCGCAATGAGATTGCCACCATTGCATTGATATCGGTTGTGCTTTTGCAAGGGGTGTTTTATGGATTGATTTTCGATGGCTTATTCATCTTGAGGAACTTGTCGGTGGTTGGAGGGTTGATTCTCGCATTCTCAGACTCATTGGTTCGAGACAAACGGTCATTCAACGTGCCGGGAATACCCATGGTACAGAACCAGGACAACAAGAAGTACTATCTTCTCGCTGGCagattgttgttggtgttgttgttcatTGGGTTTGCCTTTTCGTCCTCATGGTCCTTCACCCGTACCATTGTGATCTTGATTGGGTTTGTCACCTGTGCCTCCATAATCGTCGGGTACAAAACCAAGTTTGCGGCGCTGGTGTTGACATTGATGTTGTTCATCTACAATGTGTTTGCCAATCAGTTTTGGAGATACGGCTCGCACGACTCGTCGAGAGACTTTCTTAAATACGAATTCTTTCAAACCTTGTCGATTGTTGGGGGCTTGTTGATTATTGTGAATGCCGGTGCCGGCGAGTTGTCACTCgatgagaagaagaagatttaTTAA
- the CYT2 gene encoding Cytochrome c1 heme lyase (EggNog:ENOG503P2VY; COG:C,O), giving the protein MSEDQPKCPVDHTTRSSWSSWLWAQKPNPPDTCPVSLPPVTTDEQPKCPVDHNARSDWLKKVSVSATVSTEAVEEPMSSATSSGLKSPTATHDVALPTDRMISSIPRTSSQSNWVYPSEKQFYEAMMRKNWNPKAEDMKTVVPIHNLVNERTWNHIMNWEQPFYEQSLQKCGGIKLTSFKGNPQKLTPRAWFRSNVLGLPAPFDRHDWVVDRCGTEVEYVIDFYSATDDNPNVFLDVRPKLNTWEGVKLRVGRAVSGS; this is encoded by the coding sequence ATGAGTGAAGACCAACCCAAATGTCCCGTGGACCACACCACCCGGTCCTCGTGGTCGCTGTGGCTCTGGGCCCAGAAACCCAACCCACCAGACACCTGTCCCGTCAGTCTACCACCCGTCACCACGGACGAGCAGCCCAAATGCCCCGTTGACCATAACGCCAGAAGTGATTGGCTAAAAAAGGTATCTGTGTCAGCAACAGTTTCCACCGAAGCCGTGGAAGAACCCATGTCCTCTGCCACGAGTTCTGGCCTCAAGTCACCCACCGCCACCCACGACGTGGCCTTACCCACCGACCGAATGATCAGTTCCATTCCTCGGACCTCCAGCCAAAGCAACTGGGTGTATCCGTCTGAAAAGCAGTTCTACGAGGCGATGATGCGCAAGAACTGGAACCCCAAGGCGGAGGACATGAAGACAGTGGTGCCCATTCACAATTTGGTGAACGAACGGACATGGAACCATATAATGAACTGGGAACAGCCATTTTATGAGCAGAGTCTCCAAAAATGTGGAGGCATCAAGTTGACTAGCTTTAAGGGCAACCCGCAGAAGTTGACGCCTCGGGCCTGGTTCCGGTCCAATGTTTTAGGGCTCCCGGCACCATTTGACAGGCACGATTGGGTGGTGGATCGGTGTGGAACCGAGGTGGAGTATGTCATCGACTTCTACAGTGCCACCGACGACAACCCCAATGTGTTCTTGGACGTGCGACCCAAACTCAATACGTGGGAGGGTGTCAAGTTGCGCGTGGGACGAGCAGTGTCGGGGAGCTAG
- the TIM10 gene encoding protein transporter tim10 (COG:U; EggNog:ENOG503P6VS), which produces MFGLGGAPQVTSDQKLQAAEAELDMVTGMFNSLVEQCHAKCINKSYGESDISKQEALCLDRCVAKYFETNVQVGEHMQKMGQSGQFMGRQ; this is translated from the coding sequence ATGTTCGGATTAGGTGGAGCACCCCAGGTCACAAGTGACCAAAAATTACAGGCGGCTGAAGCCGAATTGGACATGGTCACCGGTATGTTCAACCTGTTGGTGGAACAATGCCATGCCAAGTGTATCAACAAGTCATATGGTGAAAGCGACATTAGCAAGCAAGAAGCCCTCTGTTTGGACAGATGCGTGGCCAAGTATTTTGAAACCAACGTGCAAGTGGGTGAACACATGCAAAAGATGGGACAATCCGGCCAGTTTATGGGAAGACAATAA
- a CDS encoding uncharacterized protein (COG:S; EggNog:ENOG503NXJX): MSILSTIDYDGADPPESPGAPTDVTFTDSKFILANSSPHWIHGQKPPISMFKYYHSKRMVDRINMGASPGSFFKPVSVLEPLDHSSTNCEPYHEAVSSDVSDSGTMDLLYSTQDSTHTFSGYYTIPRISLTAPAKDSNSSNFNHMTSYVYHNHISIDEVVYVFGGLQCNKKCAFSDLGLPDNVDPAKVSVHLPVDLPPHIDRTILSSPYLEQNKSFIRFNPHGGIVTLLNQLVSNLPSGLNSVSYTKISPRHVFVFGGFQLVIKSVEHRQDLDRWIVEKEIVLNEDGYVLDIKTLTFTKIALKKFSDKDNVTDTDFQIGRLGTAIAGNIYNKVVMEDTISSFRPPTPSNFVDSTHLSPYIPVNDNSNRSATGSPTWKPKSTTNKINKSQTNDSNATSTSSPPNPSKTITNSSTDSISNTTSFLLKKSKSHSSKESRKGTNTLAKAFDRMNVLSSNGQTNPQNHETNPPMSMASTYSNHMKSHRSNSGSMKSRPVSPSPQSPMMSPKPISLFRAENSKPMTFTADEISMDDGLEPKSPSEVDESKSEKHPSSPNDLFGNTFVKPGASLTSIFIFGGFILVDNGTSKAFEATNDFLRIDLVCDGDFVSTNMDPEAIIYKVKLEDPSNTPNASGYCASTLIEHNLEEEENCQWNTIVRPWSPGSIFDDEASSSTSMQTSNSRHPSKLVKITTPEEFYEKKALLIQGGCNHNNETFSDMYLFKFASRQWEKLDTFCFNHFDNNIQPYDDDPSENLTKDKQIDKPDLIEAELRASHHTALYYNKLGREFVFFVGGFTNHYLRNYDPKPYHSDKFDVSRLARVRTTTTNQEICRLLVYNTKTQTWGFYKYYYDIRKNVSQQSFELLQHLRELVNANMYHHGAGVSLDGKSITICHGLVTPVTEKKADFEALDSQFPGPSMILGAHIQITFPSL; this comes from the coding sequence ATGTCCATTCTCTCTACCATCGACTATGATGGCGCTGACCCCCCAGAATCACCTGGGGCCCCCACGGATGTGACTTTCACtgactccaagttcatccTCGCAAACTCCTCCCCCCACTGGATACATGGTCAGAAACCCCCCATCAGTATGTTTAAGTACTACCACAGCAAGCGAATGGTCGACCGCATCAACATGGGTGCATCGCCGGgctccttcttcaagccAGTGTCGGTTTTGGAGCCTTTAGACCAttcttccaccaactgCGAGCCCTACCACGAAGCTGTTTCAAGCGATGTCTCTGATAGTGGGACCATGGACTTATTGTACTCAACACAGGACTCCACACACACGTTTTCCGGCTACTACACGATTCCACGGATCTCGCTTACAGCTCCTGCCAAAGActccaactcgtccaacttcaatCATATGACTTCGTATGTGTACCACAATCACATCTCCATTGACGAGGTGGTGTATGTTTTTGGAGGCCTTCAGTGCAACAAGAAGTGTGCGTTTAGCGACCTTGGGTTGCCTGATAACGTCGACCCTGCCAAAGTCTCGGTGCATTTGCCGGTGGACCTTCCTCCACACATAGACAGAACCATTCTACTGAGTCCGTACTTGGAGCAGAACAAGCTGTTCATACGATTCAACCCGCACGGTGGCATAGTCACGCTCTTGAACCAGTTGGTATCGAACTTGCCGTCTGGGTTGAATAGTGTCTCGTACACAAAGATCTCACCACGAcatgtgtttgtgtttggagGCTTTCAATTAGTCATCAAGTCGGTCGAGCACCGGCAGGATCTTGACCGATGGATCGTAGAAAAGGAAATCGTCTTGAACGAAGACGGATATGTCTTGGACATTAAGACGTTGACATTCACCAAGATCgctttgaaaaaattcTCAGACAAAGACAACGTCACCGATACTGACTTCCAGATTGGCCGGTTGGGGACCGCCATAGCCGGGAACATCTACAACaaggtggtgatggaaGACACCATCTCCAGTTTCCGACCCCCCACGCCTCTGAACTTTGTGGATTCAACGCACCTCAGCCCGTATATTCCTGTTAATGATAATTCCAATAGGTCTGCAACCGGCAGTCCCACGTGGAAACCCAAAAGTACCACCAATAAGATCAACAAATCACAGACCAACGACTCCAACGCAACCTCGACGTCCAGTCCTCCCAATCCGTCcaaaaccatcaccaattcGTCTACAGATTCGatttccaacaccacctcCTTCCTCCTCAAGAAGAGCAAGAGCCATAGCTCTAAGGAGTCGAGAAAGGGCACCAACACGTTGGCAAAAGCTTTTGACAGAATGAACGTTTTGTCCTCAAATGGACAAACCAATCCGCAGAACCATGAGACAAACCCGCCCATGTCGATGGCTTCCACGTATTCCAACCACATGAAGCTGCACCGGTCCAACTCAGGATCCATGAAGAGTAGGCCGGTTTCGCCCAGCCCTCAGCTGCCCATGATGTCTCCCAAACCCATTTCGTTGTTCAGAGCTGAAAATTCAAAACCAATGACCTTCACGGCCGATGAAATCTCAATGGATGACGGCCTTGAACCCAAGTCTCCACTGGAAGTTGACGAGCTGAAACTGGAAAAACACCCCCTGAGTCCCAATGACCTTTTTGGTAATACTTTTGTGAAGCCAGGAGCATCCTTAACCAGCATCTTCATATTTGGAGGGTTTATTCTCGTTGATAACGGCACCTCAAAGGCGTTCGAAGCCACCAATGACTTTCTACGAATCGACTTGGTGTGTGACGGTGACTTTGTGTCCACCAACATGGATCCTGAAGCCATAATCTACAAGGTGAAGCTCGAAGACCCATCCAACACCCCCAATGCCAGTGGATATTGTGCATCTACGTTGATAGAACACAACCTTGAGGAGGAAGAAAACTGCCAGTGGAACACCATCGTCAGACCATGGTCACCAGGCTCGATTTTCGACGATGAGGCCAGCAGCTCCACGTCAATGCAGACGTCAAATAGTCGACATCCCAGcaaattggtcaaaatcACCACTCCCGAAGAGTTCTACGAGAAAAAGGCGTTGTTGATTCAAGGAGGATGCAACCACAACAATGAAACGTTTTCCGACATGTAcctcttcaagtttgcGTCTCGTCAATGGGAGAAACTCGACACATTTTGCTTCAACCATTTCGATAACAACATTCAACCTTATGACGATGATCCCAGTGAAAACCTCACCAAGGATAAGCAAATCGACAAGCCAGATCTCATCGAAGCCGAGCTTAGAGCTTCTCATCATACAGCCCTTTACTACAATAAACTCGGCCGTGAGTTTGTTTTTTTCGTTGGAGGGTTCACCAACCACTATTTGAGGAACTACGACCCCAAGCCCTATCACAGTGACAAGTTTGATGTGTCTCGACTCGCCAGAGTTCggaccaccaccaccaaccagGAAATATGTCGGTTGTTGGTATACAACACCAAGACGCAAACATGGGGATTCTACAAGTACTATTACGATATCCGTAAAAACGTGTCACAGCAGTCGTTTGAGTTGCTCCAACACCTTCGGGAACTTGTCAACGCCAACATGTATCATCATGGAGCCGGAGTATCGTTGGACGGCAAGTCGATCACCATTTGCCATGGGCTTGTAACACCTGTGACGGAGAAAAAGGCTGATTTCGAGGCCTTAGACTCCCAGTTCCCTGGCCCATCGATGATTCTTGGTGCCCATATCCAGATCACCTTCCCATCTTTATAA